A region from the Cryptosporangium arvum DSM 44712 genome encodes:
- a CDS encoding helix-turn-helix transcriptional regulator has product MFDADGGTPAIQDGPDAPLRRPGLVVLAGGPGIGRTTALRSLAARFRGPVFTGGGLATLRHLPGMALSRAVRARLPERDVPLAAEAVRARVGEGLLVVDDVHHADPLSLAVLPLLADVSRVLIAIRTPGGLPPETEAALRAAAVRWTVLPGLDPAAARELARQVAPTLDERLLAAVLARAGGNPLAIRVLAARAVAGGLASVSAGEAEPGISDEDSATGALDRAVAAAVADLPRPARTALAALGLLGRPASPALLGPGVPELTEAGWVTVDGDLVVPRPRYLAEVAAAVLPVTERTGLHRRLADLLPGLESARHRAAGGDAVSAYRTALGAVRAAATVGDRAAALLLAVESAVAAGGVPTDSDGGRPRSLVSLRLEAAEAALAAGDTTACRRVLPDPSAEPLPVGDRVRTAVLRAEASLQAGTAGEALAAVSAVPAAGAPDVLRAEHTRVTLLAALSADATGAAARAVAVPGELAGFPAVRVGLAALAARDRRDGWIEGLTAAASAALADGRPVDAWWSGWLLTEHLLADGRITEAGSVAGQYRAACAGQLAYSWETRFAATELWCGALLGADLDTVVRGAVDLLDRTLPAQARSYALAAASLALADTGALAPARTRLDRDPAGRAAGTGRGPGPEVVRWVDREVSWLDGQPDRALEPDDAPASGSLAGGLGAVTTRWARHDLRSAAEERGDADLTGGGHRLLPVRATLSAWAGVEDGTVVEHTPPATAFEAAAALWQGSALREQIRCLLAAGLSTPDADRALPPLLAAEKYAEHAGLTVLLGRVHRALRRYSVRRATIDRTRTRTLTAREREVLALVAAGEPTRRIAGQLGISRETVETHVRAGMRKLGARTRTEAATLVLAGAE; this is encoded by the coding sequence GTGTTCGACGCCGACGGGGGAACGCCGGCGATCCAGGACGGCCCCGATGCCCCGCTGAGACGGCCCGGGCTCGTGGTTCTGGCCGGTGGACCGGGGATCGGCCGGACGACCGCGCTGCGCTCGCTGGCCGCGCGGTTCCGCGGCCCGGTGTTCACCGGTGGTGGTCTGGCCACTCTGCGTCACCTCCCGGGCATGGCGCTGTCCCGCGCGGTGCGCGCCCGCCTGCCCGAGCGTGACGTTCCGCTCGCCGCCGAGGCGGTGCGGGCCCGCGTCGGCGAAGGTCTCCTGGTGGTCGACGACGTGCATCACGCCGACCCTTTGTCACTGGCTGTGCTCCCGCTCCTGGCCGACGTCAGCCGCGTGCTGATCGCGATCCGGACGCCCGGCGGGTTACCGCCGGAGACCGAAGCCGCGCTGCGGGCGGCGGCCGTCCGGTGGACCGTGCTGCCCGGCCTGGATCCGGCCGCGGCGCGGGAGCTGGCCCGGCAGGTGGCGCCGACGCTCGACGAGCGGCTGCTGGCGGCGGTGCTCGCGCGGGCCGGCGGGAATCCGCTCGCGATCCGGGTGCTGGCGGCGCGGGCCGTGGCCGGCGGGTTGGCGTCGGTCTCGGCCGGGGAGGCGGAGCCGGGGATCAGCGACGAGGACAGCGCGACCGGGGCGCTCGACCGGGCGGTCGCGGCCGCGGTCGCGGATCTGCCGCGGCCGGCCCGGACCGCGCTGGCCGCGCTGGGCCTGCTCGGCCGCCCCGCGTCGCCGGCGTTGCTCGGGCCCGGTGTACCCGAGCTGACCGAGGCCGGCTGGGTCACAGTGGACGGCGACCTGGTGGTGCCCCGGCCCCGGTACCTCGCCGAGGTGGCCGCGGCCGTGCTGCCGGTGACCGAGCGGACCGGGCTGCACCGCCGGTTGGCCGACCTGCTCCCCGGTCTGGAGTCCGCGCGGCACCGCGCGGCCGGCGGCGACGCGGTGTCCGCCTACCGCACGGCGCTGGGGGCGGTGCGTGCCGCGGCCACGGTGGGCGACCGCGCGGCGGCGCTGTTGCTGGCGGTGGAGTCGGCGGTCGCGGCCGGTGGGGTGCCCACCGACTCCGACGGCGGGCGCCCGCGCTCGCTGGTCTCCCTGCGCCTGGAGGCGGCCGAGGCCGCGCTGGCCGCCGGCGACACCACCGCCTGCCGCCGCGTCCTTCCCGATCCGTCGGCCGAGCCGCTGCCGGTCGGCGACCGGGTGCGCACGGCGGTGCTGCGTGCCGAAGCGTCGTTGCAGGCCGGGACGGCCGGGGAGGCCCTCGCGGCGGTGAGCGCGGTGCCGGCGGCCGGTGCGCCGGACGTGCTGCGGGCCGAGCACACGCGGGTGACGCTGCTGGCCGCGCTGTCGGCCGACGCCACCGGGGCCGCGGCGCGCGCGGTGGCCGTGCCGGGGGAGCTCGCCGGGTTCCCGGCGGTCCGGGTGGGGCTCGCCGCGCTGGCGGCCCGCGACCGGCGGGACGGCTGGATCGAGGGCCTCACCGCGGCGGCGAGCGCGGCCCTGGCCGACGGCCGGCCGGTCGACGCCTGGTGGAGCGGCTGGCTGCTCACCGAGCACCTGCTGGCCGACGGCCGGATCACCGAGGCCGGCAGCGTCGCCGGTCAGTACCGCGCCGCGTGCGCGGGCCAGCTCGCCTACAGCTGGGAGACCCGGTTCGCGGCCACCGAGCTCTGGTGCGGCGCGCTGCTCGGGGCCGACCTCGACACGGTGGTGCGGGGCGCCGTCGACCTGCTCGACCGCACCCTGCCCGCGCAGGCCCGCAGCTACGCGCTGGCCGCGGCGTCGCTCGCGCTGGCCGACACCGGCGCGCTGGCCCCGGCACGCACCCGCCTGGACCGCGACCCGGCCGGCCGCGCCGCCGGAACCGGCCGCGGCCCCGGGCCCGAGGTCGTGCGCTGGGTCGACCGCGAGGTGTCCTGGCTCGACGGTCAGCCCGACCGGGCGCTCGAGCCGGACGACGCACCGGCCAGCGGCTCGCTCGCCGGTGGCCTGGGCGCGGTCACGACCCGGTGGGCCCGCCATGACCTCCGCTCCGCCGCCGAGGAACGGGGAGACGCCGACCTGACCGGCGGAGGGCACCGGCTGCTGCCGGTGCGTGCGACGCTGTCGGCCTGGGCGGGCGTGGAGGACGGCACGGTGGTCGAGCACACGCCGCCGGCCACCGCCTTCGAGGCCGCGGCGGCCCTGTGGCAGGGCAGCGCGCTGCGGGAACAGATCCGCTGCCTGCTCGCGGCCGGCCTCTCCACGCCGGACGCCGACCGCGCGCTCCCCCCACTGCTGGCCGCGGAGAAGTACGCCGAGCACGCCGGGCTGACCGTGCTGCTCGGCCGGGTGCACCGCGCGCTGCGCCGCTACTCGGTGCGCCGCGCGACGATCGACCGCACCCGTACCCGCACGCTCACCGCCCGTGAGCGCGAGGTGCTGGCCCTGGTCGCGGCGGGCGAACCCACCCGCCGGATCGCCGGGCAGCTGGGCATCTCCCGGGAGACCGTCGAGACGCACGTCCGCGCGGGCATGCGCAAGCTCGGCGCTCGCACGCGCACCGAGGCCGCGACCCTCGTGCTGGCCGGTGCCGAGTGA
- a CDS encoding dynamin family protein → MAPGPLSQRVAGLCGEVGPRLGGGTGVAVADLSRRLGEPLRVAIAGRLKAGKSTLVNALIGRRVAPTEVGECTRLVTQFRYGPADRVDVVRRDGLRVSLPLDESGMIPQRLGIPRQEVSYVDVTLASDRLRDLTVVDTPGLSSTNSQVSAGTRRFLFNDNPVDDDLDSDSQSALSGAEAIIYVFTQSVREDDLEALEAFRSISARLSSNPINSLGLFNKVDKLGGGGDPWPVAGPLAETQAQALRRQVADVVPVVGLLAETTEAGRLTAADCESLRALAALPAVDRAVLMASVDLFTTRECEVPAEQRERLLRLLDLYGIQFAVASLAADSTLATGELIRRLYRASGFPRVRQTLDQAFRWRTDAIKAGWALTTLEQIAARAERPADRELLRDAVERLLQQPEYHQLRLLEVAQQVTTGAVELPAGMESELTRLALSDDPGWILNLAGAPVPQLAQAALEAATRWRTFAVASASPAQARIAHVAHRGFYLLSQRVRANAS, encoded by the coding sequence GTGGCGCCAGGTCCGCTGAGCCAGCGCGTGGCCGGACTCTGCGGGGAGGTCGGTCCCCGGCTCGGAGGCGGCACCGGCGTAGCGGTCGCGGACCTGTCCCGACGGCTCGGCGAGCCCCTGCGGGTCGCGATCGCCGGACGACTCAAGGCCGGTAAGTCGACGCTCGTCAACGCGCTGATCGGCCGCCGGGTGGCGCCCACCGAGGTCGGCGAGTGCACCCGGCTGGTGACGCAGTTCCGGTACGGGCCGGCCGACCGGGTCGACGTGGTCCGCCGCGACGGGCTGCGCGTCAGCCTGCCGCTGGACGAGTCGGGGATGATCCCGCAGCGGCTCGGCATCCCCCGCCAGGAGGTGTCCTACGTCGACGTCACGCTGGCCAGCGACCGGCTGCGTGACCTGACGGTCGTCGACACCCCCGGCCTGAGCTCGACCAACTCCCAGGTCAGCGCGGGCACGCGGCGGTTCCTGTTCAACGACAACCCGGTCGACGACGACCTCGACTCGGACTCGCAGAGCGCGCTCTCCGGGGCCGAGGCGATCATCTACGTGTTCACCCAGTCGGTCCGTGAGGACGACCTGGAGGCGCTGGAGGCGTTCCGCTCGATCTCCGCGCGGCTGTCGTCGAACCCGATCAACTCGCTCGGCCTGTTCAACAAAGTGGACAAACTGGGCGGCGGGGGTGACCCGTGGCCGGTCGCCGGCCCGCTGGCCGAGACGCAGGCCCAGGCGCTGCGCCGCCAGGTCGCGGACGTGGTGCCGGTCGTCGGCCTGCTCGCCGAGACCACCGAGGCCGGGCGGCTGACCGCGGCGGACTGCGAGAGCCTGCGCGCGCTGGCCGCGCTGCCCGCGGTGGACCGCGCGGTGCTGATGGCCTCGGTCGACCTGTTCACGACCCGCGAGTGCGAGGTGCCGGCCGAGCAGCGCGAACGCCTGCTGCGCCTGCTCGACCTCTACGGCATCCAGTTCGCGGTCGCGTCGCTGGCCGCCGACTCGACGCTCGCGACCGGCGAGCTGATCCGCCGGCTCTACCGCGCGTCCGGGTTCCCGCGCGTGCGCCAGACGCTCGACCAGGCGTTCCGCTGGCGCACCGACGCGATCAAGGCCGGCTGGGCGCTGACGACGCTGGAGCAGATCGCCGCGCGCGCCGAGCGTCCGGCCGACCGCGAGCTGCTCCGGGACGCGGTGGAGCGCCTCCTCCAGCAGCCCGAGTACCACCAGCTGCGGCTGCTCGAGGTGGCGCAGCAGGTCACCACCGGCGCCGTCGAGCTCCCGGCCGGGATGGAGTCCGAGCTCACCCGGCTCGCGCTCTCCGACGACCCCGGCTGGATCCTGAACCTGGCCGGTGCGCCGGTCCCCCAACTCGCGCAGGCCGCGCTCGAGGCCGCCACCCGCTGGCGGACGTTCGCGGTGGCGAGTGCGAGCCCCGCTCAGGCGCGGATCGCCCACGTGGCGCACCGCGGCTTCTACCTGCTGTCCCAGCGCGTCCGCGCGAACGCGTCCTGA
- the grpE gene encoding nucleotide exchange factor GrpE, translating to MPTSFVRLIVAGLTLVLAVLTGLVTGMAAGGDGSDCGEGQTPASTVSSAPANGPSTGPTTAGGGPVGDASPSDDGGKPNVDVPGGTPPEDGGLPGVNEALTLNDDGCGNQAIDPLTALFGFLGALLAGGIVAGIALFVPRTDTPAAAAAQPVSSGAYGGYSPPVPQPVSSGHSTGSHAVLTDAPPETGRLTRDRKTLVETAIYVRDRATSKAIADRLAWALNEVGVVEDRPAGEAFDTARHEAGGTTPTTDPALSGTIAAVEISGYTDRGQIVRAPVVTVYQSEAR from the coding sequence ATGCCGACCAGCTTCGTTCGGCTCATCGTGGCCGGGCTGACCCTAGTCCTGGCCGTGCTCACCGGACTGGTCACCGGTATGGCCGCGGGCGGCGACGGTAGCGACTGCGGCGAGGGTCAGACCCCGGCGTCCACCGTCTCGTCGGCCCCGGCGAACGGTCCGTCGACCGGTCCGACGACGGCGGGCGGCGGACCCGTCGGTGACGCCTCGCCGTCCGACGACGGCGGCAAACCCAACGTCGACGTGCCCGGCGGCACCCCTCCGGAGGACGGTGGGCTGCCCGGCGTCAACGAAGCGCTGACGCTCAACGACGACGGCTGCGGCAACCAGGCCATCGACCCGCTGACCGCGCTCTTCGGCTTCCTCGGGGCGTTGCTGGCCGGGGGGATCGTCGCCGGGATCGCGCTGTTCGTGCCGCGCACGGACACCCCCGCGGCCGCCGCCGCGCAGCCGGTCTCCAGCGGGGCGTACGGGGGCTACAGCCCGCCGGTGCCGCAGCCGGTCAGCTCCGGCCACTCCACCGGCTCGCACGCCGTGCTCACCGACGCCCCTCCGGAGACCGGCCGGCTCACCCGGGACCGCAAGACGCTCGTCGAGACCGCGATCTACGTTCGTGACCGGGCGACCAGCAAAGCCATCGCCGACCGCCTGGCCTGGGCGCTGAACGAGGTCGGCGTCGTCGAGGACCGGCCGGCCGGCGAAGCGTTCGACACCGCCAGGCACGAGGCCGGCGGCACCACCCCGACCACCGACCCGGCGCTCTCCGGCACGATCGCGGCGGTCGAGATCTCCGGGTACACCGACCGGGGGCAGATCGTCCGCGCGCCGGTCGTCACGGTCTACCAGTCGGAGGCCCGATGA
- a CDS encoding dynamin family protein, with protein MTTPAAKPDPAAALRAVEEQIRGAIDTGLGHLRRLDPDLAADIDQIRRAEATQPTVVVVGETKRGKSSLINALLATPNLSPVDAAVATSAYLEFSAGDPPRALAHVPGDTMPHPLGLNALRDWGTVLGTLPDGRRPPQRIQVFHTAPLLQSITLIDTPGVGGLDSTHAEIALDAVARATALLFVVDASSPFSKPELDFLLEASKRVNLVMFALTKTDAFPGWRTVLDDDKALLHTHAPRFAQSAFFPVSARLAELADQMPIPEAAEEVRKESRIADLRTALARQVAVRNGVLVQANLLRTVRSELVGLDTQIGEKMRAVDPDPGQAEKLKAERAEFVQRKRKDARTWTLTLNTEVQRARVDSTALLRNEISKAQDHYLTIVEKANGERIKRLPTDIDQALQAIALRLSAEMERRFRVIGAQILREVFSDAELSQILARLNARLRSVASARPQRDGAGGDNALVITGAVGTASLLGNLSATGAGALLAGTAAGFAVPVIGLGVGLAAGAFMLYRRRVGNDRQAAKIWLREVLNEARASIAEEISHRFTDLQFALTVALDEAVERRVEQLDAQIAEIDKALADDKANRAKKRTALQTDRDAIRTRIKSLDEVLGKAKAATKITVPTGAPKAAAPKPAAAPAGGGAAGQAAQAAAGKA; from the coding sequence ATGACCACCCCCGCCGCCAAGCCCGACCCCGCGGCCGCGCTGCGCGCGGTCGAGGAGCAGATCCGCGGTGCGATCGACACCGGCCTCGGGCACCTGCGCCGCCTCGACCCCGACCTGGCCGCCGACATCGACCAGATCCGCCGCGCCGAGGCCACCCAGCCGACCGTGGTCGTCGTGGGCGAGACCAAGCGGGGCAAGAGCTCGCTGATCAACGCGCTGCTGGCGACGCCGAACCTGTCCCCCGTCGACGCCGCGGTGGCGACCAGCGCGTACCTGGAGTTCTCGGCCGGTGACCCGCCGCGGGCGCTGGCCCACGTGCCGGGCGACACGATGCCGCACCCGCTCGGGCTCAACGCGCTGCGTGACTGGGGCACGGTGCTGGGCACGCTGCCCGACGGCCGGCGCCCGCCGCAGCGCATCCAGGTGTTCCACACCGCGCCGCTGCTGCAGAGCATCACGCTCATCGACACCCCCGGCGTCGGCGGGCTCGACTCGACCCACGCCGAGATCGCGCTGGACGCGGTCGCCCGGGCCACCGCGCTGCTGTTCGTCGTCGACGCGTCGTCGCCGTTCTCCAAGCCCGAGCTGGACTTCCTGCTGGAGGCCAGCAAGCGGGTCAACCTGGTGATGTTCGCGCTGACCAAGACCGACGCGTTCCCCGGCTGGCGCACGGTGCTCGACGACGACAAGGCGCTGCTGCACACCCACGCGCCCCGGTTCGCGCAGTCGGCGTTCTTCCCGGTGTCGGCCCGGCTGGCCGAGCTCGCCGACCAGATGCCGATCCCGGAGGCCGCCGAGGAGGTGCGCAAGGAGTCACGCATCGCCGACCTGCGCACCGCGCTGGCCCGCCAGGTCGCGGTGCGCAACGGGGTGCTGGTGCAGGCCAACCTGCTGCGCACGGTGCGCTCGGAGCTCGTCGGCCTGGACACCCAGATCGGCGAGAAGATGCGCGCGGTCGACCCGGACCCGGGTCAGGCCGAGAAGCTCAAGGCCGAGCGGGCGGAGTTCGTCCAGCGCAAACGCAAGGACGCCCGCACCTGGACGCTGACCCTCAACACCGAGGTGCAGCGGGCCAGGGTCGACTCGACCGCACTGCTGCGCAACGAGATCAGCAAGGCCCAGGACCACTACCTGACGATCGTCGAGAAGGCCAACGGGGAGCGGATCAAGCGCCTGCCGACCGACATCGACCAGGCCCTGCAGGCGATCGCGCTGCGGCTCTCGGCCGAGATGGAGCGCCGTTTCCGGGTGATCGGCGCGCAGATCCTGCGCGAGGTCTTCTCCGACGCCGAGCTGTCGCAGATCCTGGCCCGGCTGAACGCCCGGCTGCGCTCGGTCGCGTCGGCGCGGCCCCAGCGCGACGGCGCCGGTGGCGACAACGCGCTGGTGATCACCGGTGCGGTGGGTACCGCGTCGCTCCTGGGCAACCTGAGCGCGACCGGTGCCGGTGCGCTGCTGGCCGGTACCGCGGCCGGGTTCGCGGTGCCGGTGATCGGCCTCGGCGTCGGCCTGGCCGCGGGTGCGTTCATGCTCTACCGCCGCCGGGTCGGCAACGACCGGCAGGCCGCGAAGATCTGGCTGCGTGAGGTGCTGAACGAGGCCAGGGCGTCGATCGCCGAGGAGATCTCGCACCGCTTCACCGACCTGCAGTTCGCGCTGACCGTCGCGCTCGACGAGGCGGTGGAACGGCGGGTCGAGCAGCTCGACGCGCAGATCGCCGAGATCGACAAGGCGCTGGCCGACGACAAGGCCAACCGGGCGAAGAAGCGCACCGCGCTGCAGACCGACCGGGACGCGATCCGGACGCGGATCAAGTCGCTGGACGAGGTGCTCGGCAAGGCGAAGGCGGCGACGAAGATCACGGTGCCGACCGGTGCGCCGAAGGCGGCGGCGCCGAAGCCGGCCGCGGCTCCGGCGGGCGGCGGGGCCGCCGGCCAGGCGGCGCAGGCCGCGGCCGGGAAGGCGTGA